Part of the bacterium genome, AGCAACGCTCGGGCTTCTGACTCGGGTCAACGAGTCGAAGGTCGGCATCCCGGTGTCGTCCGGCCTGCCCTCGCCCGAGCGCACCATCGACTGGGGCGAGCGCCAGGTCGCCGTCCCCTTCCGCTGGGACTCCGGCAGCTGGAGTTTCGACGCGCAGCTCTCGAGCGTCAGCCTCGACTCTTCCTTTCGAGATCCCGAGGACGTTTTCGGGTTTACCGAATCGGACACCCGGTCCGAAGCGGATCGACTGCGCTCCCAGGCGACCTATCGCTTCGAACCCGGCTCCTGGCTGGCCTTCGGCGTCGAGATGGAGTGGCTCGAAGTCAGCGATCGCTCGATCTTCGGAGTCAATCTGGATCGGGCCCGCCAGCAAACCAGATCGACGTTCGGTCAGGCGTTGAAGAAGTTCGATTCCTTCACGCTCGACGTCGGAGCTCGTTTCGATCATTCCGACGTCTATGGCAGCCGGCTGACCCCGCGTGCGGGAGTGCTGCTGCCGATCGGGGAGACCGTACGCGTGCGGGTGTCCTATGGCGAGGGCTTTCGGGCGCCCTCGCTGGGCGAGCTCTTCTTCCAGTTCTCCGGCAACGCCGACCTAGAGCCCGAGGAGAGCGAGAGCCTCGAGCTCGGCTCGGAGGTGGAGATCGGCAGATGGCGGCTCGAGCTGGTGGGCTTCGACAACCGGCTGACCAACCTGATCGATTTCGATTTTTCGACCTTGACCAATATCAACGTCGGCAAGGCTCGGACCCGTGGTTTGGAGACGCGCCTCGCCTTTCGGGGCAACCGCTACGCGGTGCGCGGCTCGGCGACCCTGCTCGACGCCGAAGACGAGACCACCGGCTTGGCGCTTCTGCGCCGGCCGGACGAGAAGGTCTCGGTGGTTCTGAGCCGGCGCCAAAGGAAAACGAGCCTCTCCGCGACCGCGATCTACGTGGGAAGCCGAGACGATGTCGACCCGATCTCGTTCGCGCGCGCCGTCAACGAGAGCTATTTTAGGATGGATCTGGCTGTCGAGTGGCGCGCTTTCGATCGCTGGCAGCCCTACGCTCGACTCGAG contains:
- a CDS encoding TonB-dependent receptor; translated protein: MRRQPLLLLATLILLFGTAKAWAQGVPAQVIQEVLVVTAALEGESQENLPASVEVIDADEIEARQATSIADLLTTATGVHVVRSGSAGKVTSIFSRGTESDHTLVLWNGVELNNPYFGGFDWAFLPTEGVDRVEIVRGPFSALHGSDALGGVVQIVRGRQNGGALRMEAGERGYGRAAVSLGAELGNTRLDLAGNFREGDGLETNDFYRGGELVAGLEWSLSSRATLGLLTRVNESKVGIPVSSGLPSPERTIDWGERQVAVPFRWDSGSWSFDAQLSSVSLDSSFRDPEDVFGFTESDTRSEADRLRSQATYRFEPGSWLAFGVEMEWLEVSDRSIFGVNLDRARQQTRSTFGQALKKFDSFTLDVGARFDHSDVYGSRLTPRAGVLLPIGETVRVRVSYGEGFRAPSLGELFFQFSGNADLEPEESESLELGSEVEIGRWRLELVGFDNRLTNLIDFDFSTLTNINVGKARTRGLETRLAFRGNRYAVRGSATLLDAEDETTGLALLRRPDEKVSVVLSRRQRKTSLSATAIYVGSRDDVDPISFARAVNESYFRMDLAVEWRAFDRWQPYARLENTLDESYQEALGFPAAPRSLVGGFSVRWR